One window of Sphingomonas sp. KC8 genomic DNA carries:
- a CDS encoding VOC family protein has product MAVQLSKPQIDVGMIATDIEHALRFYRDLLGFVEVGEVDLPGICHIRRLQCGETIFRIVVPAAVPDQRAHTGAYDAETGLRYLTLTVTNLAEIVASAQAAGYPVPFPPKELRPGVMSAQIADGQGVTVELMQIEPQP; this is encoded by the coding sequence ATGGCAGTACAGTTAAGCAAGCCGCAGATCGATGTCGGGATGATCGCCACGGATATCGAACACGCGCTACGATTCTATCGCGATCTTCTGGGCTTTGTGGAAGTCGGCGAGGTTGATCTGCCGGGCATATGCCACATCCGTCGCCTGCAATGCGGCGAGACCATTTTCCGGATCGTCGTGCCCGCGGCCGTGCCGGATCAGCGGGCGCATACCGGCGCCTATGATGCCGAAACAGGCCTGCGTTATCTGACGCTGACGGTGACCAACCTTGCCGAGATTGTCGCTTCGGCCCAGGCGGCCGGCTATCCGGTGCCGTTCCCGCCGAAGGAATTGCGCCCTGGCGTTATGTCCGCCCAGATCGCGGATGGACAGGGCGTGACGGTCGAACTGATGCAGATCGAGCCGCAGCCGTGA
- a CDS encoding VOC family protein, producing MTAHYGNDSIVSNKACKCQTWEWNALKICGLGYVGIGVREPAALMGFATDILGLMPARSVPGDPASTSHLAADGSIYLKVDAWQWRIGVHPAPRDGMLLYMGFELAGEIELEQACAELAAQGVPIRSGSAQEAAARAVTGIAFTQDPAGNVIELFYAPRLDRDFVSPQGMKFLTGDMGLGHVNLIVSQLKASQDFYVRVLGFRLTDYYLFGDGLSANFYHCNPRHHTIGLAHAGPYDGVHHLMLEVADIDDVGKCMERVEAAGIQISSTLGRHSNDNIISFYMHSPFGLDVEIGCGAIRVDENWTPRLCAPGDIWGHKGLTAESMAPADDVAAG from the coding sequence TTGACCGCACATTATGGTAACGATAGTATCGTTTCAAATAAGGCATGCAAGTGCCAAACTTGGGAGTGGAACGCCTTGAAGATCTGCGGCTTGGGCTATGTGGGAATCGGCGTGCGCGAACCGGCTGCGTTGATGGGCTTTGCGACCGACATTCTTGGCCTGATGCCTGCGCGTTCGGTGCCGGGTGATCCCGCCAGCACATCGCATCTCGCGGCCGATGGATCGATCTACCTGAAAGTCGATGCCTGGCAGTGGCGCATTGGCGTCCATCCAGCCCCGCGCGACGGGATGCTCCTTTACATGGGTTTCGAACTGGCGGGTGAAATCGAACTGGAGCAGGCTTGTGCCGAACTTGCCGCCCAGGGCGTTCCGATCCGATCGGGCAGCGCACAGGAGGCTGCCGCACGTGCGGTGACGGGGATCGCCTTCACCCAGGATCCGGCAGGCAACGTCATCGAACTGTTCTACGCGCCGAGGCTGGATCGGGATTTTGTTTCGCCGCAGGGCATGAAATTCCTGACCGGAGACATGGGGCTTGGCCATGTCAATCTGATCGTGTCCCAGCTCAAGGCCAGTCAGGATTTCTACGTCCGGGTGCTCGGATTCCGGCTGACGGACTATTATCTGTTCGGGGACGGGCTTTCCGCCAATTTCTACCACTGCAACCCGCGTCACCATACGATCGGTCTGGCGCATGCCGGGCCGTATGACGGTGTGCACCATCTGATGCTGGAGGTGGCCGATATCGATGATGTCGGCAAATGCATGGAACGGGTGGAGGCGGCCGGCATCCAGATTTCAAGTACGCTGGGCCGGCATTCGAACGACAACATCATTTCCTTCTACATGCACAGCCCGTTCGGCCTGGATGTCGAGATTGGCTGCGGCGCGATCCGCGTCGATGAAAACTGGACGCCGCGTTTGTGCGCTCCCGGCGACATATGGGGTCACAAGGGGTTGACCGCCGAGAGCATGGCCCCCGCCGACGATGTGGCCGCAGGCTGA